Proteins encoded together in one Flavobacteriales bacterium window:
- a CDS encoding T9SS type A sorting domain-containing protein, with translation MRKGLLALTAVAGLQASAQFGTAPDFTVTDLNSVQHNLYTWLNAGKVVIVDASATWCGPCWSLHQSHALRDLYNNYGPPGSDQLRILFYEADASTTLADLQGNTGSTQGDWLTGTPYPVVNEAPLTLQGSVWWPQGFPTVSLIRPSDKEIVEDMWNFNYNQMVNAINQIITLNAVSVPETADADGVRLFPIPVADVLNVDLGSVQADELVVLDATGRVATRHGVNGETLTQLDVQALEAGHYLVSIRQNGQEVGSRRFVK, from the coding sequence ATGCGTAAAGGACTACTCGCCCTCACCGCCGTCGCCGGCCTCCAGGCCTCGGCCCAGTTCGGCACCGCGCCGGACTTCACCGTCACCGACCTGAACAGCGTACAGCACAACCTCTATACCTGGCTCAACGCCGGCAAGGTGGTGATCGTGGACGCCTCGGCCACCTGGTGCGGTCCCTGCTGGTCGCTGCACCAGAGCCATGCGCTGCGCGACCTCTACAACAACTACGGCCCTCCGGGCAGCGACCAGTTGCGCATCCTCTTCTATGAGGCCGATGCCAGCACCACCCTGGCCGACCTGCAGGGCAACACCGGTTCCACTCAGGGGGACTGGCTCACCGGCACGCCCTATCCCGTGGTGAACGAGGCGCCCCTGACGCTGCAGGGCAGCGTGTGGTGGCCGCAGGGTTTCCCCACGGTGAGCCTGATCCGCCCCAGCGACAAGGAGATCGTGGAGGACATGTGGAACTTCAACTACAACCAGATGGTGAACGCCATCAACCAGATCATCACGCTGAATGCAGTGTCCGTGCCCGAGACGGCCGATGCCGATGGCGTGCGCCTGTTCCCCATCCCGGTGGCCGACGTGCTCAACGTGGACCTGGGCTCGGTGCAGGCCGATGAGCTGGTGGTGCTGGACGCCACCGGCCGTGTGGCCACGCGCCATGGTGTGAACGGCGAGACCCTGACCCAACTGGACGTGCAGGCCCTGGAGGCCGGGCACTACCTGGTGAGCATCCGCCAGAACGGCCAGGAGGTGGGCAGCCGCCGATTCGTGAAGTGA